The proteins below come from a single Gemmatimonadota bacterium genomic window:
- a CDS encoding AAA family ATPase, with protein sequence MNRRYRRTIVVEPVADQQQRLEALDTARSFIVQAPAGSGKTELLIQRFLALLARVDRPEAVVAITFTRKAAAEMRHRIVAALGSAAGPRPTTPHEAHTWKLAREAVSRNDRLGWRLAEHPARMRIQTIDSLCAMLVRRMPWVSRMGAARRPVDDAGHLYARAARRTVSMLDAEGAPADVTGAVAVLLAHLDNHFGRVEQLLSVMLGTRDQWMRHVVHRSPSDVLQEAPAPPGPEALRAHLEASLREVVESNLTAVRAGFPELFRDETAALARFAASNLRAGNRASAIDACHEMTGFPGSDAESLPSWVGIAEMLLTGQGTRRRSLNVNQGFPATDAGRDAKELLARIDLDPETTESLHALRTLPPPRFDERQWDVLNALMLLLPMAVEQLRLVFREEGCVDFTEIGIGARAALGPDESPTDLARSLDDRITHLLIDEFQDTSQSQYGLLTRLIRDWRPDDGRTLFLVGDPMQSIYGFREAEVGLFLQARKNGVGAVNPVPLALSVNFRSHPPVVNWVNRVLRDAFPLSEDFLSGAVTYEPSEAFKADHPDSCVRFHPFLDREQETEAERVVEIISDAQARRPDETIAVLVHARSHLAGIVSALRRNGVRFRAVEIDALGDRPVVRDLLALTRALLHPGDRVAWLAILRAPWCGLTLTDLEALAGVNAPFTVWDLLQDPARRERLSQDARSRIDRIMPVLADAFALRARLPIRRLVEGVWSTLGGPACLETRTEREDATAFLDLLERVQDGLGIPDEKAFADDVARLFAPSDIEAAGDVQLLTIHRAKGLEFDTVILPGLGRLPRSEDPRLLMWHEYARGRQSRLLLAPIRATGGEKDPLYAYLARIETQKRENERTRLLYVAATRARKCLHLLGHAVPDPENESLKTPSSRTLLARIWHAVEPEFMEALKDYEGKNPEGDTAVAKSRGVPLRRLVAGWTPGPLPEDIDFKPLYDPSDPDGEEPGHPTFEWVTELQRRVGIVVHRMLQRMYAPDLLDFSEERLRSALRQEGLAGNKLDEAVSRALSALGNIVADERGRWILSRHAHDERELALTTVLNGRPRQYVVDRTFVFEGRRWIIDYKTSAHTGGDLEGFLDNEQQRYRSQLEGYAGVMQSLESGPVNLGLYFPMLQGWRSWTYLGNPR encoded by the coding sequence ATGAACAGGAGATACCGGAGGACGATCGTGGTTGAACCGGTAGCGGACCAGCAGCAACGTCTAGAGGCGCTCGATACGGCCCGGTCGTTCATCGTCCAGGCGCCCGCGGGATCCGGCAAGACCGAATTGCTGATCCAGCGGTTCCTGGCCTTGCTGGCCCGGGTAGACCGGCCGGAGGCGGTCGTGGCCATTACCTTTACCCGCAAGGCGGCCGCGGAGATGCGCCATCGCATCGTCGCGGCCCTGGGAAGCGCCGCCGGACCACGGCCCACGACGCCACACGAAGCCCATACCTGGAAGCTCGCGCGGGAAGCCGTTTCCCGTAACGACCGGCTGGGCTGGCGGCTGGCCGAGCATCCGGCGCGGATGCGCATCCAGACGATCGATTCGCTCTGCGCCATGCTGGTGCGCAGGATGCCCTGGGTCTCCCGCATGGGTGCGGCGCGCCGGCCGGTGGATGACGCGGGACACCTGTACGCGCGCGCGGCCCGGCGGACAGTGTCCATGCTGGATGCCGAAGGGGCGCCGGCGGACGTGACCGGTGCTGTGGCCGTGCTGCTTGCCCACCTGGATAACCATTTCGGAAGAGTCGAGCAGCTGCTGAGCGTCATGCTGGGCACCAGGGACCAGTGGATGCGGCACGTGGTCCATCGTAGTCCCAGCGATGTGTTGCAGGAAGCCCCGGCGCCCCCCGGACCTGAAGCGCTGCGTGCCCACCTGGAGGCCTCTCTACGTGAGGTTGTCGAAAGCAATCTTACAGCGGTCCGGGCCGGGTTCCCGGAGCTCTTCAGGGACGAAACCGCCGCGCTCGCCCGTTTCGCGGCATCGAACCTGCGTGCGGGGAACCGGGCGAGTGCGATCGACGCGTGTCACGAGATGACCGGGTTTCCGGGTTCGGATGCCGAGTCGCTCCCCTCCTGGGTCGGTATCGCGGAGATGCTCTTGACCGGCCAGGGAACCCGTCGCCGGTCGCTGAACGTCAACCAGGGATTCCCGGCGACCGATGCCGGCCGTGACGCCAAAGAACTGCTTGCCCGCATCGACCTTGACCCGGAAACCACCGAATCGCTGCACGCATTGCGCACACTGCCCCCTCCGCGTTTCGATGAAAGGCAGTGGGACGTCCTGAACGCGCTGATGCTACTGCTTCCCATGGCGGTGGAGCAGCTCAGGCTCGTCTTTCGGGAGGAAGGATGCGTCGACTTCACGGAGATCGGCATCGGCGCGCGGGCGGCCCTGGGTCCGGACGAGTCACCCACCGACCTGGCCCGAAGCCTGGACGATCGCATCACGCACCTGCTCATCGACGAGTTCCAGGACACCTCCCAGAGTCAGTACGGCCTGCTCACCCGCCTGATCAGGGACTGGCGCCCGGATGATGGCCGGACGCTGTTCCTGGTGGGCGACCCCATGCAGTCGATCTACGGTTTTCGCGAAGCGGAGGTGGGGCTTTTCCTTCAGGCCCGGAAAAACGGGGTAGGCGCCGTCAACCCGGTCCCTCTCGCGCTTTCGGTGAACTTCCGCTCGCATCCACCCGTCGTAAATTGGGTCAACCGCGTGTTGCGCGACGCATTCCCCCTGAGCGAGGACTTCCTCTCGGGTGCCGTGACCTATGAGCCCTCCGAGGCGTTCAAGGCCGACCATCCCGACAGTTGCGTACGCTTCCATCCCTTCCTCGACCGCGAACAGGAGACCGAAGCCGAACGCGTCGTCGAGATTATCTCCGACGCGCAGGCGCGCCGACCGGACGAGACCATCGCCGTGCTGGTCCATGCCCGCAGTCATCTGGCCGGTATCGTTTCCGCCCTGAGAAGGAACGGGGTGAGATTCCGCGCCGTGGAGATCGACGCCCTGGGGGACCGTCCCGTGGTGCGGGACCTGCTCGCGCTCACGCGGGCGCTCCTGCATCCCGGCGACCGGGTGGCCTGGCTGGCCATCCTGCGCGCGCCGTGGTGCGGCCTCACGTTGACGGACCTCGAGGCCCTTGCCGGAGTCAACGCCCCGTTCACGGTATGGGATCTTCTTCAGGATCCCGCGCGGCGGGAGCGGCTGTCACAGGACGCACGATCCAGGATTGACCGCATAATGCCCGTACTCGCCGATGCCTTCGCTCTCCGCGCCAGGCTGCCCATCCGCCGGCTGGTGGAAGGCGTCTGGTCCACGCTGGGTGGCCCGGCCTGCCTGGAGACCCGGACCGAACGCGAAGACGCTACCGCTTTTCTCGATCTCCTGGAACGGGTTCAGGACGGCCTGGGGATCCCGGACGAGAAGGCCTTCGCCGATGACGTCGCGCGCCTTTTCGCGCCTTCCGATATCGAAGCCGCCGGGGACGTGCAGCTGCTGACCATTCACCGGGCCAAGGGGCTGGAGTTCGATACGGTCATCCTGCCCGGCCTGGGCCGCCTTCCCCGATCGGAGGACCCGAGGTTGCTGATGTGGCACGAATACGCCCGCGGCAGGCAGTCCCGCCTCCTACTGGCGCCTATTCGGGCTACCGGCGGCGAAAAGGACCCACTCTACGCTTACCTTGCCCGCATTGAAACACAAAAACGCGAGAACGAAAGGACCCGGCTGCTCTATGTGGCCGCCACCCGGGCCCGGAAATGCCTGCATCTGCTCGGGCACGCCGTACCCGATCCGGAGAACGAATCCCTGAAGACACCGAGTTCACGGACGCTGCTGGCAAGAATCTGGCACGCGGTGGAGCCGGAGTTCATGGAAGCGCTGAAGGACTACGAAGGAAAAAATCCGGAAGGCGACACGGCCGTGGCGAAGTCCCGGGGAGTGCCGCTCCGACGTCTGGTTGCGGGCTGGACGCCCGGACCGCTGCCCGAAGACATCGACTTCAAACCGCTCTACGATCCGTCGGATCCCGATGGCGAAGAGCCGGGACATCCCACCTTCGAGTGGGTAACCGAACTTCAGCGGCGGGTTGGCATCGTCGTGCACCGGATGCTGCAGCGCATGTACGCACCGGATCTTCTGGACTTCAGCGAGGAAAGGCTTCGATCAGCGCTTCGCCAGGAAGGGCTGGCCGGCAATAAGCTGGACGAGGCGGTTTCCCGGGCGCTTTCCGCCCTGGGGAACATTGTTGCCGACGAAAGGGGACGCTGGATTCTGTCCAGGCACGCCCACGACGAAAGAGAACTCGCCCTTACCACGGTCCTCAACGGCCGGCCCCGACAGTACGTCGTGGACCGGACTTTCGTCTTCGAAGGCAGGCGCTGGATCATCGACTACAAGACCAGCGCCCATACCGGCGGAGATCTCGAGGGCTTTCTGGATAACGAACAGCAGCGGTACCGAAGCCAGTTGGAGGGCTACGCGGGCGTCATGCAGTCGCTGGAATCCGGGCCGGTCAACCTGGGCCTGTATTTCCCGATGCTGCAGGGATGGCGGTCCTGGACGTACCTGGGTAACCCGCGCTGA